A single region of the Bos mutus isolate GX-2022 chromosome 17, NWIPB_WYAK_1.1, whole genome shotgun sequence genome encodes:
- the DGCR2 gene encoding integral membrane protein DGCR2/IDD isoform X3, producing the protein MVPKADSGAFLLLFLLVLTVTEPLRPELRCSPGQFACRSGAIQCIPLPWRCDGLATCEDGSDEAACPEVSGQARPYHGKEAADPRPGRARGSDPSHLHAMSVAQPVRFSRKCPTGWHHYEGTASCYRAYLSGESYWDAAQTCQRVNGSLATFSTDQELRFVLAQEWEQPERSFTWQDQHKLWVGYQYVVTGRNRSVEGHWEVASKGSSEVLLPPDPILAAATAEGDGVFCAQLQCFHFPTLRHHDLHSWRAESCQDKSSFLCKRSQTCVDIKDNVVDEGFYFTPKGDDPCLSCTCHGGEPEMCVAALCERPQGCQQYRKDPKECCKFMCLDPVHHFNLGRRIPGFDYGPDGFGTGLTPLHLSDDGEGGTFHFHDPPPPYTAYKYPDIDQPDDPPPPYEASINPDSVFYDPAEDDAFEPVEAAPPAAGDGSREGTVPRRPERTPGAPLADLEDSADSSSALLAPPEPGPGGGAPTPEALPGGSQHSRGSLNTVV; encoded by the exons AGCTGCGGTGCAGCCCCGGGCAGTTCGCCTGCCGCAGCGGCGCCATCCAGTGCATCCCCCTGCCCTGGCGGTGCGACGGCCTGGCGACCTGCGAGGACGGGAGCGACGAGGCCGCCTGTCCAG AAGTGAGCGGGCAGGCACGTCCCTACCATGGGAAGGAGGCTGCGGACCCGAGGCCAGGCCGGGCGCGCGGCAGCGACCCCTCGCACCTGCATGCCATGAGCGTGGCACAGCCCGTGCGCTTCAGCA GGAAGTGCCCCACGGGGTGGCACCACTATGAGGGGACAGCCAGCTGCTACCGCGCCTACCTAAGCGGGGAGAGCTACTGGGATGCTGCACAGACCTGCCAGCGTGTGAATGGCTCCCTGGCCACCTTCTCCACCGACCAGGAGCTGCGCTTTGTGCTGGCCCAGGAGTGGGAGCAGCCGGAGCGGAGCTTCACCTGGCAGGACCAGCACAA GCTGTGGGTCGGCTACCAGTACGTCGTCACCGGCCGCAACCGCTCCGTAGAAGGACACTGGGAGGTGGCGTCCAAAG GCTCCTCGGAAGTGCTGCTGCCCCCGGACCCCATCTTGGCGGCGGCCACGGCGGAGGGTGACGGCGTGTTTTGCGCGCAGCTGCAGTGCTTCCACTTCCCCACGCTGCGCCACCACGACCTGCACAGCTGGCGCGCCGAGAGCTGCCAGGACAAGTCGTCCTTCCTGTGCAAGAGGA GTCAGACGTGTGTGGACATCAAGGACAACGTGGTGGATGAAGGCTTCTACTTCACCCCCAAGGGGGACGACCCGTGCCTGAGCTGCACCTGCCACGGCGGGGAGCCCGAGATGTGTGTGGCCGCGCTGTGCGAGCGGCCGCAGGGCTGCCAGCAGTACCGCAAGGACCCCAAGGAGTGTTGCAAGTTCATGTGCTTGGACCCAG TGCACCATTTCAACCTCGGCCGCAGGATCCCCGGCTTCGATTACGGCCCCGACGGCTTTGGCACGGGCCTCACGCCCCTGCACCTTTCCGACGACGGGGAAGGTGGGACTTTCCATTTCCACGATCCGCCTCCGCCCTACACCGCATACAAGTACCCGGACATCGACCAGCCCGATGACCCACCGCCACCCTACGAGGCCTCCATCAACCCGGACAGCGTGTTCTACGACCCCGCAG AAGACGACGCCTTTGAGCCGGTGGAAGCCGCCCCTCCCGCCGCTGGAGATGGCAGCCGGGAGGGCACGGTGCCCCGGCGCCCGGAGCGCACCCCCGGGGCCCCTCTGGCCGACCTGGAAGACTCGGCCGACAGCAGCAGCGCCCTCCTGGCACCGCCTGAGCCCGGCCCGGGTGGGGGTGCCCCCACCCCAGAGGCGCTGCCAGGGGGCAGCCAGCACAGCCGAGGTTCCCTCAACACCGTAGTGTAG
- the DGCR2 gene encoding integral membrane protein DGCR2/IDD isoform X1, with amino-acid sequence MVPKADSGAFLLLFLLVLTVTEPLRPELRCSPGQFACRSGAIQCIPLPWRCDGLATCEDGSDEAACPEVSGQARPYHGKEAADPRPGRARGSDPSHLHAMSVAQPVRFSRKCPTGWHHYEGTASCYRAYLSGESYWDAAQTCQRVNGSLATFSTDQELRFVLAQEWEQPERSFTWQDQHKLWVGYQYVVTGRNRSVEGHWEVASKGSSEVLLPPDPILAAATAEGDGVFCAQLQCFHFPTLRHHDLHSWRAESCQDKSSFLCKRSQTCVDIKDNVVDEGFYFTPKGDDPCLSCTCHGGEPEMCVAALCERPQGCQQYRKDPKECCKFMCLDPDGGSLLDSMASGMRLVVSCVSSFLVLSLLLFMVHRLRQRRRERIESLIGANLHHFNLGRRIPGFDYGPDGFGTGLTPLHLSDDGEGGTFHFHDPPPPYTAYKYPDIDQPDDPPPPYEASINPDSVFYDPAEDDAFEPVEAAPPAAGDGSREGTVPRRPERTPGAPLADLEDSADSSSALLAPPEPGPGGGAPTPEALPGGSQHSRGSLNTVV; translated from the exons AGCTGCGGTGCAGCCCCGGGCAGTTCGCCTGCCGCAGCGGCGCCATCCAGTGCATCCCCCTGCCCTGGCGGTGCGACGGCCTGGCGACCTGCGAGGACGGGAGCGACGAGGCCGCCTGTCCAG AAGTGAGCGGGCAGGCACGTCCCTACCATGGGAAGGAGGCTGCGGACCCGAGGCCAGGCCGGGCGCGCGGCAGCGACCCCTCGCACCTGCATGCCATGAGCGTGGCACAGCCCGTGCGCTTCAGCA GGAAGTGCCCCACGGGGTGGCACCACTATGAGGGGACAGCCAGCTGCTACCGCGCCTACCTAAGCGGGGAGAGCTACTGGGATGCTGCACAGACCTGCCAGCGTGTGAATGGCTCCCTGGCCACCTTCTCCACCGACCAGGAGCTGCGCTTTGTGCTGGCCCAGGAGTGGGAGCAGCCGGAGCGGAGCTTCACCTGGCAGGACCAGCACAA GCTGTGGGTCGGCTACCAGTACGTCGTCACCGGCCGCAACCGCTCCGTAGAAGGACACTGGGAGGTGGCGTCCAAAG GCTCCTCGGAAGTGCTGCTGCCCCCGGACCCCATCTTGGCGGCGGCCACGGCGGAGGGTGACGGCGTGTTTTGCGCGCAGCTGCAGTGCTTCCACTTCCCCACGCTGCGCCACCACGACCTGCACAGCTGGCGCGCCGAGAGCTGCCAGGACAAGTCGTCCTTCCTGTGCAAGAGGA GTCAGACGTGTGTGGACATCAAGGACAACGTGGTGGATGAAGGCTTCTACTTCACCCCCAAGGGGGACGACCCGTGCCTGAGCTGCACCTGCCACGGCGGGGAGCCCGAGATGTGTGTGGCCGCGCTGTGCGAGCGGCCGCAGGGCTGCCAGCAGTACCGCAAGGACCCCAAGGAGTGTTGCAAGTTCATGTGCTTGGACCCAG ACGGCGGCAGCCTGCTGGACTCCATGGCCAGCGGGATGCGCCTCGTCGTCAGCTGCGTGTCGTCCTTCCTCGTCCTCTCACTGCTGCTCTTCATGGTCCATCGGCTGCGCCAGAGGCGCCGCGAGCGCATCGAGTCCCTGATCGGGGCCAACC TGCACCATTTCAACCTCGGCCGCAGGATCCCCGGCTTCGATTACGGCCCCGACGGCTTTGGCACGGGCCTCACGCCCCTGCACCTTTCCGACGACGGGGAAGGTGGGACTTTCCATTTCCACGATCCGCCTCCGCCCTACACCGCATACAAGTACCCGGACATCGACCAGCCCGATGACCCACCGCCACCCTACGAGGCCTCCATCAACCCGGACAGCGTGTTCTACGACCCCGCAG AAGACGACGCCTTTGAGCCGGTGGAAGCCGCCCCTCCCGCCGCTGGAGATGGCAGCCGGGAGGGCACGGTGCCCCGGCGCCCGGAGCGCACCCCCGGGGCCCCTCTGGCCGACCTGGAAGACTCGGCCGACAGCAGCAGCGCCCTCCTGGCACCGCCTGAGCCCGGCCCGGGTGGGGGTGCCCCCACCCCAGAGGCGCTGCCAGGGGGCAGCCAGCACAGCCGAGGTTCCCTCAACACCGTAGTGTAG
- the DGCR2 gene encoding integral membrane protein DGCR2/IDD isoform X2, with translation MVPKADSGAFLLLFLLVLTVTEPLRPEVSGQARPYHGKEAADPRPGRARGSDPSHLHAMSVAQPVRFSRKCPTGWHHYEGTASCYRAYLSGESYWDAAQTCQRVNGSLATFSTDQELRFVLAQEWEQPERSFTWQDQHKLWVGYQYVVTGRNRSVEGHWEVASKGSSEVLLPPDPILAAATAEGDGVFCAQLQCFHFPTLRHHDLHSWRAESCQDKSSFLCKRSQTCVDIKDNVVDEGFYFTPKGDDPCLSCTCHGGEPEMCVAALCERPQGCQQYRKDPKECCKFMCLDPDGGSLLDSMASGMRLVVSCVSSFLVLSLLLFMVHRLRQRRRERIESLIGANLHHFNLGRRIPGFDYGPDGFGTGLTPLHLSDDGEGGTFHFHDPPPPYTAYKYPDIDQPDDPPPPYEASINPDSVFYDPAEDDAFEPVEAAPPAAGDGSREGTVPRRPERTPGAPLADLEDSADSSSALLAPPEPGPGGGAPTPEALPGGSQHSRGSLNTVV, from the exons AAGTGAGCGGGCAGGCACGTCCCTACCATGGGAAGGAGGCTGCGGACCCGAGGCCAGGCCGGGCGCGCGGCAGCGACCCCTCGCACCTGCATGCCATGAGCGTGGCACAGCCCGTGCGCTTCAGCA GGAAGTGCCCCACGGGGTGGCACCACTATGAGGGGACAGCCAGCTGCTACCGCGCCTACCTAAGCGGGGAGAGCTACTGGGATGCTGCACAGACCTGCCAGCGTGTGAATGGCTCCCTGGCCACCTTCTCCACCGACCAGGAGCTGCGCTTTGTGCTGGCCCAGGAGTGGGAGCAGCCGGAGCGGAGCTTCACCTGGCAGGACCAGCACAA GCTGTGGGTCGGCTACCAGTACGTCGTCACCGGCCGCAACCGCTCCGTAGAAGGACACTGGGAGGTGGCGTCCAAAG GCTCCTCGGAAGTGCTGCTGCCCCCGGACCCCATCTTGGCGGCGGCCACGGCGGAGGGTGACGGCGTGTTTTGCGCGCAGCTGCAGTGCTTCCACTTCCCCACGCTGCGCCACCACGACCTGCACAGCTGGCGCGCCGAGAGCTGCCAGGACAAGTCGTCCTTCCTGTGCAAGAGGA GTCAGACGTGTGTGGACATCAAGGACAACGTGGTGGATGAAGGCTTCTACTTCACCCCCAAGGGGGACGACCCGTGCCTGAGCTGCACCTGCCACGGCGGGGAGCCCGAGATGTGTGTGGCCGCGCTGTGCGAGCGGCCGCAGGGCTGCCAGCAGTACCGCAAGGACCCCAAGGAGTGTTGCAAGTTCATGTGCTTGGACCCAG ACGGCGGCAGCCTGCTGGACTCCATGGCCAGCGGGATGCGCCTCGTCGTCAGCTGCGTGTCGTCCTTCCTCGTCCTCTCACTGCTGCTCTTCATGGTCCATCGGCTGCGCCAGAGGCGCCGCGAGCGCATCGAGTCCCTGATCGGGGCCAACC TGCACCATTTCAACCTCGGCCGCAGGATCCCCGGCTTCGATTACGGCCCCGACGGCTTTGGCACGGGCCTCACGCCCCTGCACCTTTCCGACGACGGGGAAGGTGGGACTTTCCATTTCCACGATCCGCCTCCGCCCTACACCGCATACAAGTACCCGGACATCGACCAGCCCGATGACCCACCGCCACCCTACGAGGCCTCCATCAACCCGGACAGCGTGTTCTACGACCCCGCAG AAGACGACGCCTTTGAGCCGGTGGAAGCCGCCCCTCCCGCCGCTGGAGATGGCAGCCGGGAGGGCACGGTGCCCCGGCGCCCGGAGCGCACCCCCGGGGCCCCTCTGGCCGACCTGGAAGACTCGGCCGACAGCAGCAGCGCCCTCCTGGCACCGCCTGAGCCCGGCCCGGGTGGGGGTGCCCCCACCCCAGAGGCGCTGCCAGGGGGCAGCCAGCACAGCCGAGGTTCCCTCAACACCGTAGTGTAG